In Chryseobacterium turcicum, a single window of DNA contains:
- the atpB gene encoding F0F1 ATP synthase subunit A — MSFKKLLIALYLFVFCFSFAETHEGTAEAAKDEVYNPVPFIMHHIADAHNWHLWGEGHNSVGISLPVILWDNGLKVFSSEKFGHEEEKVAEVDGNFYKVHHNKIYSTNAAGDLNMHDGHPTNNEPLDFSITKVVAQMLLAAIILLIIGIASAASYKKSQVPSGIAKFIEPLVVFVRDDIALQNIGSVRYRKYVPYLVTLFLFIWLLNILGLLPGAANTTGNIAFTMVLAVFTLLIVNLSGRKTYWMHMLDPLGKNMPFGGKILIYIILIPVELLGIITKPFALMIRLFANMTAGHIIIMSLISLIFIMKTYLITPVSIGLALFIYVLEVLVAALQAYIFTMLTALFIGSAVEEPHHDH, encoded by the coding sequence ATGAGTTTTAAAAAACTGTTAATCGCCCTCTATCTTTTTGTCTTCTGCTTTAGTTTTGCAGAAACACATGAAGGTACTGCGGAAGCTGCAAAGGATGAAGTATACAATCCGGTTCCATTTATTATGCACCATATTGCGGATGCACACAATTGGCATCTTTGGGGTGAAGGTCACAATTCTGTAGGAATTTCTTTACCTGTAATTCTTTGGGATAATGGTTTGAAAGTATTCAGCTCTGAAAAATTCGGTCACGAAGAAGAGAAAGTTGCTGAAGTAGATGGTAACTTCTACAAAGTACACCACAACAAAATTTATTCTACCAATGCTGCAGGTGATTTAAACATGCACGACGGTCATCCTACAAACAATGAGCCTTTAGATTTCTCAATCACTAAAGTAGTTGCTCAGATGTTATTAGCTGCAATTATTTTATTAATTATTGGTATAGCTTCAGCTGCAAGTTATAAAAAATCTCAGGTTCCTTCAGGAATTGCAAAATTCATCGAGCCTCTTGTAGTTTTTGTAAGAGATGATATTGCTTTGCAAAACATCGGATCTGTAAGATATAGAAAATATGTACCTTATTTGGTAACTCTATTTTTATTCATCTGGCTTCTTAATATCTTAGGATTACTTCCAGGAGCTGCAAATACAACAGGTAACATTGCATTTACAATGGTTTTAGCAGTATTTACTTTGCTAATTGTAAACTTAAGCGGTAGAAAAACATACTGGATGCACATGTTGGATCCTTTAGGAAAGAATATGCCATTTGGTGGTAAGATTTTAATCTACATCATCCTTATTCCTGTAGAATTATTAGGAATTATTACAAAACCTTTTGCATTGATGATTCGTCTTTTTGCCAACATGACAGCAGGACACATCATTATCATGAGTTTGATTTCTTTGATTTTCATCATGAAAACTTACTTGATTACACCGGTATCTATCGGTTTAGCATTATTCATTTATGTATTGGAAGTATTGGTAGCAGCTTTACAGGCTTATATCTTTACAATGTTGACAGCATTATTTATCGGGTCGGCGGTAGAAGAACCTCACCACGATCATTAA
- the atpA gene encoding F0F1 ATP synthase subunit alpha: MAEINPAEVSAILKQQLANFDTQSNVEEVGTVLTIGDGIARVYGLENVQYGELVKFASDVEGIVLNLEEDNVGVALLGESKLVREGDTVKRTNRISSIKVGEGMLGRVVDTLGNPIDGKGPITGDLYEMPLERKAPGVIYRQPVTEPLQTGIVAIDSMIPVGRGQRELIIGDRQTGKTTVAIDTIINQKEFFDAGQPVYCIYVAIGQKASTVAQIVKTLSDKGALAYTVIVAANASDPVPMQVYSAMAGASIGEFFRDSGRPALIVYDDLSKQAVAYRELSLLLRRPPGREAYPGDVFYLHSRLLERAAKVIADDNIASQMNDLPESLRPIVKGGGSLTALPIIETQAGDVSAYIPTNVISITDGQIFLESDLFNSGVRPAINVGISVSRVGGNAQIKSMKKVSGTLKLDQAQYKELEAFAKFGSDLDASTLAVISKGERNVELLKQPVNSPLPVDSQVAMIYAGTENLMRNVPIKKVKEFQHEYIEFLRSKHPETMAALKSGKFDNDITGVLKQVATDLASKYN; this comes from the coding sequence ATGGCAGAAATAAATCCAGCAGAAGTATCTGCGATCTTAAAACAGCAATTGGCCAACTTCGATACTCAATCTAATGTTGAGGAAGTAGGTACAGTTCTTACCATCGGTGATGGTATTGCTCGTGTTTACGGGTTAGAAAATGTACAATACGGTGAGTTGGTAAAATTTGCTAGCGATGTAGAAGGTATCGTACTAAACCTTGAAGAAGACAACGTAGGTGTTGCTTTACTAGGGGAAAGTAAATTGGTAAGAGAAGGAGATACCGTAAAAAGAACAAACAGAATTTCTTCTATTAAAGTAGGAGAAGGGATGTTAGGTAGAGTAGTTGATACTCTAGGTAACCCTATCGATGGTAAAGGTCCTATTACAGGAGATTTATACGAAATGCCATTAGAAAGAAAAGCTCCCGGAGTTATCTACAGACAACCGGTAACTGAGCCTTTACAAACAGGTATCGTTGCAATCGACTCTATGATCCCTGTAGGAAGAGGTCAGAGAGAATTGATTATTGGTGACAGACAGACAGGTAAAACTACTGTTGCTATTGATACAATCATCAACCAAAAAGAATTTTTTGATGCTGGTCAGCCAGTATATTGTATATATGTTGCAATCGGACAAAAAGCTTCTACAGTAGCTCAGATTGTAAAAACATTATCAGACAAAGGGGCTTTAGCATATACAGTAATTGTTGCAGCTAATGCTTCAGATCCAGTTCCTATGCAGGTTTATTCTGCAATGGCAGGGGCATCTATCGGTGAGTTCTTCAGAGACTCTGGTAGACCAGCTTTGATCGTTTATGATGATTTATCTAAACAAGCAGTTGCTTACCGTGAGCTTTCTCTACTATTGAGAAGACCACCGGGACGTGAGGCTTATCCTGGAGACGTTTTCTATCTTCACTCAAGATTATTAGAAAGAGCTGCAAAAGTAATCGCTGATGACAATATTGCAAGCCAAATGAATGATTTACCTGAGTCTCTAAGACCAATCGTAAAAGGGGGTGGTTCATTAACGGCACTTCCTATTATCGAAACTCAGGCGGGTGACGTTTCTGCGTATATTCCAACAAACGTAATCTCTATTACTGACGGACAGATTTTCTTGGAGTCTGATTTATTCAACTCAGGAGTTCGTCCAGCAATCAATGTAGGTATTTCTGTATCTCGTGTTGGAGGTAATGCTCAGATTAAATCAATGAAAAAAGTTTCTGGAACTCTTAAATTAGACCAGGCTCAATATAAAGAATTGGAGGCGTTTGCTAAATTCGGTTCAGACCTTGATGCTTCTACTTTAGCAGTTATCTCTAAAGGAGAAAGAAACGTTGAGTTGTTGAAGCAGCCAGTTAACTCTCCACTTCCTGTTGATAGCCAAGTTGCTATGATCTATGCAGGTACAGAGAACTTAATGAGAAACGTTCCTATCAAAAAAGTAAAAGAATTCCAACACGAATATATCGAGTTCCTAAGATCTAAGCACCCTGAAACAATGGCAGCTCTTAAATCTGGAAAATTCGATAACGATATTACAGGTGTTCTTAAGCAAGTTGCTACAGATTTAGCTTCAAAATATAATTAA
- the ffh gene encoding signal recognition particle protein produces MFNSLQDKLDKALHNISGRGKITEINVAETVKEIRRALVDADVNYKVAKDLTKRVQDKALGENVLTSLTPGQLMTKIVHDELVDLMGGSQEGINLSGKPSVILIAGLQGSGKTTFSGKLANYLKTKRTKKPLLVACDVYRPAAVDQLKVLGGQIGVPVYSEEGSVDPASIAQNAINFAKSNGHDVVIVDTAGRLAVDEQMMNEIKTVHSLIKPNETLFVVDSMTGQDAVNTAKAFNDTLNFDGVVLTKLDGDTRGGAALTIRSVVEKPIKFISTGEKMEALDLFYPERMADRILGMGDVVSLVERAQEQFDEEEAKKLHKKIAKNEFGFDDFLKQINQIKKMGNMKDLMGMIPGVGKAIKDVEISDDAFKHIEAIIHSMTPDERRRPSIINTQRKNRIAKGAGRKIEDVNALMKQFDQMGKMMKMMQGPQGKQMMQMMSKMPNMPGMGGMFGK; encoded by the coding sequence ATGTTTAATAGTTTACAGGATAAATTAGACAAAGCCCTTCATAATATTTCCGGACGTGGAAAGATTACAGAAATCAACGTTGCGGAAACCGTAAAAGAAATTCGTAGAGCACTGGTAGATGCCGATGTTAACTATAAAGTTGCTAAAGATCTTACCAAAAGAGTTCAGGATAAAGCTTTAGGTGAAAACGTTTTGACATCGCTTACTCCGGGACAGCTGATGACGAAAATTGTTCACGACGAGTTGGTAGATTTGATGGGAGGTTCTCAGGAAGGCATTAACCTTTCAGGAAAACCGTCTGTAATTCTTATTGCTGGTCTTCAGGGTTCTGGTAAAACTACTTTTTCTGGAAAACTGGCTAACTATTTAAAAACGAAAAGAACTAAAAAGCCTTTGTTGGTTGCCTGTGACGTTTACCGTCCTGCAGCAGTTGACCAGTTGAAAGTTCTTGGTGGACAGATAGGAGTTCCTGTTTACAGTGAAGAAGGTTCTGTAGATCCTGCAAGCATCGCTCAAAATGCTATTAATTTTGCTAAATCTAACGGTCATGATGTTGTTATCGTGGATACCGCTGGTCGTTTGGCAGTTGATGAGCAGATGATGAACGAGATTAAAACGGTTCATTCTCTTATTAAACCTAACGAAACGTTATTCGTTGTAGACTCAATGACAGGTCAGGATGCTGTAAATACAGCAAAAGCCTTCAACGATACTTTGAATTTTGACGGAGTTGTTTTAACGAAATTAGACGGTGATACTCGTGGTGGAGCTGCTCTTACCATTCGTTCTGTTGTTGAAAAGCCAATCAAATTTATCTCTACAGGTGAGAAAATGGAAGCTTTAGATCTTTTCTACCCAGAAAGAATGGCCGACAGAATCTTAGGAATGGGAGATGTTGTTTCGTTAGTAGAAAGAGCTCAGGAGCAGTTTGATGAAGAAGAAGCCAAAAAACTTCACAAAAAAATCGCTAAAAACGAATTTGGTTTTGACGATTTCCTAAAGCAAATCAATCAGATCAAAAAAATGGGTAATATGAAAGACTTGATGGGAATGATTCCGGGAGTTGGAAAAGCCATTAAAGATGTTGAGATCAGTGATGATGCATTCAAACATATTGAAGCGATTATTCATTCTATGACTCCAGATGAAAGAAGAAGACCTTCAATCATCAATACTCAGAGAAAAAACAGAATTGCTAAAGGTGCCGGAAGAAAAATTGAAGATGTAAACGCTTTGATGAAGCAATTTGACCAAATGGGGAAAATGATGAAGATGATGCAAGGCCCTCAAGGAAAGCAGATGATGCAGATGATGAGCAAAATGCCAAATATGCCGGGAATGGGCGGAATGTTTGGAAAATAG
- a CDS encoding hemolysin family protein, which translates to MDSDVVKLLLALFLVLLNGFFVAAEFSIVKVRYSQIQLKAAEGNSMAKQAEHIIKHLDEYLSATQLGITLASLALGFVGESALHHIFENIFHYFNFQIADATITSIALVSSFLLITVMHIVFGELIPKSLAIRKSEATTMFIAMPLRIFYTVFKPFIWTMNKMSNFFLRLMKVHPASENEIHSTEELQLLVKQSADSGEIEEENYEIIKNAFDFTDHSAKQIMVPRQNITSIDFSDDLNEIIDKIMDSGYSRIPVYENSIDNIIGVFYTKEIIREFVKRKGQLSHDDLRELMRESFFVVGSKKISDLLKIFQQKKQHLAIVIDEFGGTEGIITLEDILEELVGEIQDEEDDEEKLVDKIAENTYWVKATQPLEEINESLPKKLTLPEESEYNTLAGFILHALEDIPEENQEFDLENYHFKILKMNNKSVEMVELKYIEPNMVDDILDKLDV; encoded by the coding sequence ATGGACTCAGACGTCGTCAAGCTTTTATTAGCGCTATTCTTAGTATTACTCAATGGTTTTTTTGTAGCCGCAGAATTCTCTATCGTTAAAGTTCGTTACTCTCAAATTCAGCTTAAAGCTGCCGAAGGAAACTCTATGGCAAAACAAGCTGAGCATATTATTAAACATTTAGACGAGTATCTCTCTGCAACTCAGTTAGGTATAACATTAGCTTCACTTGCATTAGGTTTTGTGGGTGAAAGTGCACTTCATCATATTTTTGAAAATATTTTTCACTATTTCAATTTTCAGATTGCAGATGCTACGATAACAAGTATCGCATTGGTTTCTAGTTTCCTTTTAATTACTGTAATGCATATTGTCTTCGGAGAATTGATTCCTAAATCTTTAGCGATTAGAAAATCAGAAGCAACAACCATGTTTATTGCAATGCCGTTGCGTATTTTCTACACCGTTTTCAAACCATTCATTTGGACGATGAATAAGATGTCGAACTTCTTTTTACGTTTAATGAAAGTGCATCCCGCCTCAGAAAACGAAATTCACTCGACTGAAGAGCTTCAGCTTTTGGTAAAACAATCAGCCGACAGCGGAGAAATTGAAGAAGAAAATTACGAAATCATCAAAAATGCATTTGATTTTACAGACCATTCTGCAAAACAAATCATGGTTCCGAGACAAAATATTACTTCTATTGATTTTTCTGATGATTTGAATGAAATTATCGATAAAATTATGGATAGTGGATATTCCAGAATTCCGGTCTATGAAAATTCGATAGACAACATTATCGGTGTTTTTTATACCAAAGAAATTATCAGAGAATTTGTTAAAAGAAAAGGACAGCTTAGTCATGATGATTTAAGAGAATTGATGCGTGAATCTTTCTTTGTGGTAGGAAGTAAGAAAATTTCAGACTTATTGAAGATTTTCCAACAGAAAAAACAGCATTTAGCAATTGTAATTGACGAATTTGGTGGAACTGAAGGAATTATCACGCTTGAAGATATTTTGGAAGAATTGGTAGGAGAAATTCAGGATGAAGAAGATGATGAAGAAAAACTGGTTGATAAGATTGCTGAAAACACCTATTGGGTAAAAGCAACGCAGCCATTGGAAGAAATTAACGAATCTTTGCCTAAAAAATTGACTCTTCCTGAAGAAAGCGAGTACAATACTTTAGCCGGATTTATTCTGCATGCTTTAGAAGATATTCCGGAAGAAAACCAGGAGTTTGACCTTGAAAATTATCATTTTAAGATTTTGAAAATGAATAATAAAAGCGTTGAAATGGTTGAGTTAAAGTATATTGAGCCCAATATGGTAGATGATATATTAGATAAATTAGACGTTTAA
- a CDS encoding OmpW family outer membrane protein encodes MKKLLLVGAIALCGLSNAQMTKGDWVISGNTGLGFNSASSTVKANGESEDGPKISKFSITPSVGYFVMDGLAVGIDLGLDSETKKYDGDKTTDTRFSVMPTATYYFNTGSKFFPFVGVGVGYATNKTKETLSGISDNYTADGLTWKAKAGVTYMATQSLGVNLGVGFDQFYSKNTYFNTEVKTTRNNFGVNVGFSYFIKSKSQKSDK; translated from the coding sequence ATGAAAAAATTATTATTAGTTGGAGCAATCGCTCTTTGTGGATTATCAAACGCACAAATGACTAAAGGAGACTGGGTAATCAGCGGAAATACAGGTTTAGGTTTCAACTCTGCAAGTTCTACAGTAAAAGCTAACGGTGAATCTGAAGACGGGCCTAAAATTTCTAAATTTTCTATCACACCATCTGTTGGATATTTTGTAATGGATGGATTAGCTGTAGGAATTGATCTTGGATTAGACAGCGAAACAAAAAAATATGATGGCGATAAGACAACGGATACCAGATTTTCTGTAATGCCAACAGCAACTTATTACTTCAATACAGGTAGCAAATTTTTTCCTTTTGTAGGAGTGGGTGTTGGTTATGCGACAAACAAAACAAAAGAAACATTGTCTGGAATTTCTGACAACTATACAGCTGACGGATTAACTTGGAAAGCTAAAGCTGGAGTAACTTATATGGCTACGCAGTCTTTAGGAGTTAATTTAGGCGTTGGTTTTGACCAGTTTTATAGTAAGAATACTTACTTTAATACAGAAGTTAAAACGACAAGAAATAATTTTGGTGTAAATGTAGGTTTCTCTTATTTCATCAAATCTAAATCTCAGAAATCTGATAAATAA
- a CDS encoding ATP-dependent Clp protease adaptor ClpS, whose product MIFYNSIKDYENPKRKYEEDVLVLDDTDEVYKLILHNDDIHTFDDVIEALIQICKHDPIQAEQCTMLVHFKGKCTVKTGSMDLLKPMHEKLIARSLTSEIV is encoded by the coding sequence ATGATTTTTTATAACAGCATAAAAGATTATGAAAATCCGAAACGAAAGTACGAAGAAGACGTATTGGTTTTGGATGATACAGATGAAGTGTATAAACTGATTCTGCATAATGACGATATTCATACTTTTGACGATGTAATTGAAGCATTAATTCAAATTTGTAAGCACGACCCAATACAGGCAGAGCAATGCACGATGTTGGTTCATTTTAAAGGCAAATGCACGGTAAAAACAGGTTCAATGGATCTTTTGAAACCGATGCACGAAAAATTAATAGCAAGAAGCCTAACAAGCGAAATCGTATAA
- a CDS encoding FtsB family cell division protein — protein sequence MEEKELIKEIKPKSETFKFFQSYVLNKYILTIFLFLVWMIFFDQTSFLVIHELNGEINKYEEQLDYYKSEYEKNDKFYKKLMNNKSEKEKYARENYFMKKPNEEIFILVVDSANIAKK from the coding sequence ATGGAAGAGAAAGAGCTTATTAAAGAGATCAAACCAAAATCGGAAACGTTTAAATTTTTTCAGAGTTATGTTTTAAACAAATATATTCTGACAATTTTCTTGTTTTTGGTGTGGATGATTTTCTTTGATCAAACTTCTTTTCTTGTTATCCATGAGCTTAATGGCGAAATTAATAAATACGAAGAACAGCTCGATTATTACAAATCAGAATACGAAAAGAATGATAAATTCTACAAAAAACTGATGAATAATAAATCTGAAAAAGAAAAATACGCCAGAGAAAATTACTTTATGAAAAAACCTAACGAGGAAATTTTCATCCTCGTTGTAGATAGTGCAAATATTGCTAAAAAATAA
- the udk gene encoding uridine kinase: MSFHLKYYLCKNSKEINRMLVIGIAGGTGSGKTTVVDKIIQQLDIEGMNILSQDNYYNDNHNLTLTEREALNYDHPKSIDFALLLQHVKALKNNEAIEQPIYSFVTHGRTGDHITVEPKNVLVVEGILVLTNKELLKEFDLKVFVHADSDERLIRRIKRDTQERGRDLNEVLHRYQTTLKPMHQEFIEPSKNEADLIIPNMRQNSVAIDFLTTVIKNSLRKH, from the coding sequence ATCTCATTTCATCTAAAATACTATCTTTGTAAAAACTCTAAAGAAATAAATAGAATGCTTGTAATAGGAATTGCCGGAGGTACAGGATCGGGCAAAACTACCGTTGTTGATAAAATTATTCAACAGCTTGATATTGAGGGAATGAATATTCTTTCTCAAGATAATTATTATAATGATAATCACAATCTTACGCTTACAGAAAGAGAAGCTTTAAACTATGATCACCCAAAATCTATTGATTTTGCTTTACTGCTTCAGCATGTAAAAGCGTTGAAAAATAATGAAGCCATAGAGCAGCCTATTTATAGTTTTGTAACGCACGGAAGAACCGGAGATCATATTACCGTAGAACCAAAAAATGTTTTGGTCGTTGAGGGAATTCTGGTTTTAACCAATAAAGAATTATTGAAAGAATTTGACTTAAAAGTATTCGTACATGCAGATTCAGACGAGAGACTCATTAGGAGAATTAAAAGAGATACACAAGAGAGAGGAAGAGATCTGAATGAGGTTTTACACCGTTATCAGACTACCTTGAAGCCTATGCATCAGGAATTTATCGAACCTTCAAAAAACGAAGCCGATTTAATTATTCCCAATATGAGACAGAATTCTGTCGCGATTGATTTTTTAACAACAGTTATTAAAAATTCATTAAGAAAACACTAA
- the atpG gene encoding ATP synthase F1 subunit gamma, with the protein MANLKEIRGRITSISSTMQITRAMKMVSAAKLKKAQDAIVMLRPYSEKLQEIIQNVNSSSDPDQVSIYAQKREVKKVLFIAVTSNRGLAGAFNSSVVKELNHQFQNNAQYEIEILTIGKKVYDAVRKNRAVFSNESAIFDNLTFDKVANITESVMASFVEGKFDEVYVVYNKFINAATQEVITEQVLPISMVETEKEENQTETDYIFEPNRNEILDNLIPKSIKTQVFKAVLDSVASEHGARMTAMHKATDNAESLRNDLKIFYNKARQAAITNEILEIVSGAEALKNS; encoded by the coding sequence ATGGCAAACTTAAAAGAAATACGAGGAAGAATTACTTCAATTTCATCTACGATGCAAATTACACGTGCTATGAAAATGGTTTCCGCTGCGAAACTTAAAAAAGCACAAGATGCCATCGTAATGTTGAGACCTTATTCTGAAAAACTTCAGGAAATCATTCAGAATGTAAATTCTAGTTCAGATCCTGATCAGGTTTCTATTTACGCTCAGAAAAGAGAAGTAAAAAAAGTATTGTTTATTGCTGTAACTTCAAACAGAGGTTTGGCAGGTGCTTTCAACTCTTCTGTTGTAAAAGAATTAAATCACCAGTTTCAGAACAATGCTCAGTACGAAATTGAAATTCTTACCATTGGTAAAAAAGTTTATGATGCTGTAAGAAAAAACCGTGCGGTGTTTTCAAATGAAAGTGCAATTTTTGATAATCTTACTTTCGATAAAGTAGCAAATATTACAGAAAGTGTAATGGCTAGTTTTGTAGAAGGTAAATTTGATGAAGTATATGTTGTGTATAATAAATTTATCAACGCTGCAACTCAGGAAGTGATTACAGAGCAAGTTCTTCCAATTTCAATGGTTGAAACCGAGAAAGAAGAGAATCAAACTGAAACTGATTACATCTTTGAACCTAATAGAAACGAAATTTTAGATAATTTAATTCCGAAATCTATTAAAACTCAGGTTTTCAAAGCAGTTTTAGATTCTGTAGCTTCAGAACATGGTGCGAGAATGACAGCAATGCATAAAGCAACAGACAATGCAGAATCTCTTAGAAATGATCTAAAGATTTTCTACAACAAAGCAAGACAAGCTGCTATTACAAACGAAATCTTAGAAATCGTTTCAGGAGCAGAAGCTTTGAAAAACTCGTAA
- a CDS encoding F0F1 ATP synthase subunit B — protein MELLTPSIGNIFWTAVVFLLLVVLLKAFAWKPILSAVKEREDNIQDALNQAKLAKKEMETLKADNERIMREAKIERDAMLKEAREIKDRIVAEAKDAAKSEGDKLIEAARQTINEEKNAAMADIKSQIGILSVNIAESILKQKLENSEAQNELVQNYLNKSNLN, from the coding sequence ATGGAATTATTAACTCCTTCAATTGGTAACATATTCTGGACAGCAGTAGTATTTTTATTATTGGTAGTTCTTCTTAAAGCTTTTGCTTGGAAGCCTATCCTTAGTGCTGTGAAAGAAAGAGAAGACAATATTCAGGATGCTCTTAACCAGGCTAAATTGGCTAAAAAAGAGATGGAAACTCTTAAAGCGGATAACGAAAGAATTATGCGTGAGGCTAAAATCGAAAGAGATGCTATGTTAAAAGAAGCTAGAGAAATCAAAGACAGAATTGTAGCTGAAGCTAAAGATGCAGCTAAGTCTGAAGGAGATAAATTAATCGAAGCTGCAAGACAAACAATCAACGAAGAGAAAAATGCTGCAATGGCAGATATTAAATCTCAAATCGGTATTTTGTCTGTAAATATCGCAGAATCTATCTTGAAGCAAAAGCTTGAAAACAGCGAAGCTCAAAACGAATTGGTTCAGAATTATTTAAACAAATCAAATCTTAACTAA
- the atpH gene encoding ATP synthase F1 subunit delta, whose protein sequence is MLTSKVAKRYAQGLLEFTNESGQTEAVFSEMKDVVKLMSESKDLNKFFLTPYIDAHKKTEIANEIFKNFSPVAQNLIKLIIKNGRENQIKNIAQQYINEVEDINGIQRVTITTATPLSQENIDQILKSTSLVNAQSNADVEVNVKPEILGGYILRVGDQQVDASVKSKLNKIKKDFQLN, encoded by the coding sequence ATGCTTACATCTAAAGTAGCTAAAAGATACGCACAAGGTTTACTAGAATTCACCAACGAATCTGGGCAAACTGAAGCGGTTTTTTCTGAAATGAAAGATGTAGTGAAGCTGATGTCTGAATCTAAAGATTTGAACAAATTTTTCCTTACACCTTATATTGATGCTCATAAGAAAACTGAGATTGCAAACGAAATTTTTAAAAACTTTTCACCTGTAGCTCAGAATTTGATTAAACTGATCATCAAAAACGGAAGAGAAAACCAAATTAAAAATATTGCACAGCAGTATATCAATGAAGTTGAAGATATTAACGGGATTCAAAGAGTTACGATTACTACCGCAACACCACTTTCTCAAGAAAATATCGATCAAATTTTGAAGTCTACCTCTTTAGTAAATGCACAAAGTAATGCAGATGTTGAAGTAAATGTAAAACCTGAAATCTTAGGAGGTTACATTTTAAGAGTAGGAGATCAACAAGTTGACGCTTCTGTGAAATCAAAATTGAATAAGATTAAAAAAGACTTTCAGTTAAATTAA
- the atpE gene encoding ATP synthase F0 subunit C, protein MTGSIAAIGAGLAVIGVGLGIGKIGGSAMEGIARQPEQSGKIQTAMIIAAALIEGAGLFGIVVALLGK, encoded by the coding sequence ATGACAGGTAGTATCGCAGCAATCGGAGCTGGTTTAGCAGTAATCGGAGTTGGATTAGGAATTGGTAAAATTGGTGGTAGCGCAATGGAAGGTATTGCAAGACAACCAGAGCAATCAGGAAAAATCCAAACTGCAATGATTATCGCAGCAGCTCTTATCGAAGGTGCTGGTCTATTCGGTATCGTAGTAGCATTACTAGGTAAATAA